From Streptomyces sp. HUAS MG91, the proteins below share one genomic window:
- a CDS encoding Na(+)/H(+) antiporter subunit C, which produces MTISATLLVCGIVLVAAGGMLILTRSLTRVLIGIIVCGNGVNLFVLASAGRAGLPPLLYPGVPHARVTDPLPQAICLTAVVITLATTAFVLAMAYRSSQLTGSDFVPDDIADRRVVLRAQIAEERHELREQYRGEGKRAWREERREQRHRIREDRAFQARARDSSGDLWDDVLGTDPEETR; this is translated from the coding sequence GTGACCATCAGTGCGACCCTGCTGGTCTGCGGCATCGTGCTGGTCGCCGCCGGCGGGATGCTGATCCTGACCCGCAGCCTGACGCGGGTGCTGATCGGCATCATCGTGTGCGGCAACGGCGTCAATCTCTTCGTGCTCGCCTCGGCCGGGCGGGCCGGGCTGCCCCCGCTCCTGTACCCGGGTGTGCCGCACGCCCGGGTGACCGACCCGCTGCCGCAGGCCATCTGTCTGACCGCCGTCGTGATCACGCTCGCCACCACGGCGTTCGTGCTCGCGATGGCGTACCGCAGCAGCCAGTTGACCGGTTCGGACTTCGTGCCGGACGACATCGCCGACCGGCGCGTGGTGCTGCGCGCCCAGATCGCCGAGGAGCGCCACGAACTGCGGGAGCAGTACCGCGGGGAGGGCAAGCGGGCCTGGCGCGAGGAGCGGCGCGAGCAGCGCCACCGGATCCGCGAGGACCGTGCCTTCCAGGCGCGGGCCCGGGACTCCTCGGGTGACCTGTGGGACGACGTGCTCGGCACCGATCCGGAGGAGACCCGGTGA
- a CDS encoding Na+/H+ antiporter subunit D codes for MNALVPLPVVMPLTVCGLSLFIGPRLRWLHRVITVGVLAGVLAVDLVLLVESDRTGPLVVHLGDFGPPLGVTLVADRLAALMLTVSGAVTLIVLVYAMGQDMADREENAPLAVFHPAYLVLVSGVSLTFLAGDLVNLYVGFEIMLMASFVLLTVGATEPRIRAGSTYVVVSLVSSLVFLAGVAVTYAAAGTVNFAQLAVRMPELPLGVRTMAEVLLLTVFGVKAAAFPVAAWLPDSYPTAPAPVTAVFAGLLTKVGVYSMIRAETLLFPGNRLSAVLMAVAFASMVIGIIGAVAQTDLKRLLSFTLVSHIGFMLFGLALGSRGGIGGAVVYTAHHITVQTTLFLAAGLLEKRYGTTELTRLGGTARTAPLLAALWFVPAMNLAGIPPLSGFIGKLGLMRAGAADGGAWAYVLLAGAAVTSLLTLYVMVKVWNLAFWRGPAVTELPLEGDVLEESDDPDSAPEDGSGPATKTVVRTTARIPRVMTVATAAAVALGLAYTVLATPLTGLADRSAAELLARTPYVKAVLGP; via the coding sequence GTGAACGCTCTCGTTCCGCTGCCCGTCGTCATGCCGCTCACGGTGTGCGGCCTGAGCCTGTTCATCGGGCCCCGGCTGCGCTGGCTGCACCGCGTGATCACCGTCGGGGTGCTCGCCGGGGTCCTGGCCGTCGACCTGGTGCTGCTCGTGGAGTCCGACCGCACGGGCCCGCTCGTCGTCCACCTCGGCGACTTCGGGCCGCCGCTGGGCGTGACCCTGGTCGCCGACCGGCTGGCCGCGCTGATGCTGACCGTGTCGGGCGCCGTCACCCTCATCGTGCTCGTGTACGCGATGGGCCAGGACATGGCCGACCGCGAGGAGAACGCGCCGCTGGCCGTCTTCCACCCGGCGTACCTGGTGCTGGTCTCCGGGGTGTCGCTGACCTTCCTCGCGGGCGACCTCGTCAATCTCTACGTCGGCTTCGAGATCATGCTGATGGCGAGCTTCGTGCTGCTGACGGTGGGCGCCACCGAGCCGCGCATCCGCGCCGGTTCGACCTATGTCGTCGTCTCGCTCGTCTCCTCCCTGGTGTTCCTCGCCGGGGTGGCCGTGACGTACGCGGCGGCGGGCACCGTGAACTTCGCGCAGCTCGCCGTACGGATGCCCGAACTCCCGCTCGGCGTGCGGACCATGGCCGAGGTGCTGCTGCTCACCGTGTTCGGGGTGAAGGCCGCCGCGTTCCCCGTCGCGGCCTGGCTGCCGGACTCGTACCCGACGGCGCCCGCGCCGGTGACGGCGGTCTTCGCGGGCCTGCTCACCAAGGTCGGCGTGTACTCGATGATCCGCGCGGAGACCCTGCTGTTCCCCGGGAACCGGCTCTCGGCCGTGCTGATGGCGGTGGCGTTCGCGTCGATGGTCATCGGCATCATCGGCGCGGTCGCCCAGACCGACCTGAAGCGGCTGCTGTCCTTCACGCTGGTCAGCCACATCGGCTTCATGCTGTTCGGGCTCGCGCTCGGCAGCCGGGGCGGCATCGGCGGCGCCGTCGTGTACACGGCCCACCACATCACCGTGCAGACGACGCTGTTCCTGGCGGCCGGTCTGCTGGAGAAGCGGTACGGGACGACGGAACTGACCCGGCTCGGCGGCACCGCCAGAACGGCCCCGCTGCTGGCCGCCCTGTGGTTCGTGCCCGCGATGAACCTCGCCGGGATCCCGCCGCTGTCCGGCTTCATCGGCAAGCTGGGGCTGATGCGGGCGGGCGCGGCGGACGGCGGCGCCTGGGCGTACGTCCTGCTCGCCGGGGCGGCGGTGACGAGCCTGCTGACGCTGTACGTGATGGTGAAGGTCTGGAACCTGGCGTTCTGGCGGGGGCCCGCGGTGACCGAACTCCCGCTGGAGGGCGATGTCCTGGAGGAGAGCGACGATCCCGACTCGGCGCCCGAGGACGGCTCGGGACCCGCGACGAAGACCGTCGTGCGCACCACCGCCCGGATCCCCCGCGTGATGACGGTGGCGACCGCGGCGGCCGTCGCCCTCGGTCTCGCCTACACCGTGCTTGCCACCCCGCTGACCGGCCTGGCCGACCGCTCGGCGGCCGAACTCCTCGCCCGTACCCCCTACGTCAAGGCGGTGCTCGGACCGTGA
- a CDS encoding Na+/H+ antiporter subunit E encodes MNSPSLAARRRRLDWPLIAWLTVIWMLLWSGLTWGNLISGVVVAVILCLAFPLPSVDLALRLRPRGILRLAGYLLVDMVTSSVVVTRHALTGRRRPAAVLRVPLRCRTDLMIAATAVAVSSVPGGALVEVNAATATLYLHVSDADDPATAPRSRRDVWRLEALVVRAFGTREEIARIAADPDPSSPTGKESGS; translated from the coding sequence GTGAACTCCCCCTCCCTCGCGGCGCGCAGGCGCCGTCTCGACTGGCCGCTCATCGCCTGGCTGACCGTCATCTGGATGCTGCTGTGGTCGGGCCTGACCTGGGGCAACCTCATCAGTGGCGTCGTCGTCGCGGTCATCCTGTGCCTGGCGTTCCCGCTGCCGTCCGTCGATCTCGCCCTGCGGCTGCGCCCGCGCGGCATCCTGCGGCTCGCCGGATACCTGCTGGTCGACATGGTGACGTCGAGCGTCGTCGTGACCCGGCACGCGCTGACGGGGCGCCGCCGTCCGGCCGCCGTGCTGCGGGTGCCGCTGCGCTGCCGCACGGACCTGATGATCGCGGCGACCGCCGTCGCGGTCTCCAGCGTGCCGGGCGGCGCCCTGGTCGAGGTCAACGCCGCGACGGCCACCTTGTACCTGCACGTGAGCGACGCCGACGACCCCGCGACGGCGCCCCGCTCGCGCCGGGACGTCTGGCGGCTTGAGGCCCTGGTCGTGCGGGCCTTCGGGACCCGTGAGGAGATCGCGCGGATCGCGGCGGACCCCGATCCGTCCTCCCCCACCGGAAAGGAGAGCGGCTCGTGA
- a CDS encoding monovalent cation/H+ antiporter complex subunit F: protein MRLANDILLNAALTLIILAGVLLLIRIWRGPSMLDRAVAVDVAAVLIIAGIGVDAAMTRTRYYLSIMLVLAFLGFTSSVGIARFIASRDRAGTKERP from the coding sequence GTGAGACTGGCCAACGACATCCTGCTCAACGCCGCCCTGACGCTGATCATCCTCGCGGGCGTGCTGCTGCTCATCCGCATCTGGCGCGGCCCCTCGATGCTGGACCGGGCAGTCGCCGTCGATGTGGCCGCGGTGCTGATCATCGCCGGGATCGGGGTGGACGCGGCGATGACCCGGACCCGCTACTACCTGTCGATCATGCTGGTGCTCGCCTTCCTCGGCTTCACCAGCTCGGTCGGCATCGCCCGGTTCATCGCCTCGCGCGACCGCGCCGGAACCAAGGAGCGCCCGTGA
- the mnhG gene encoding monovalent cation/H(+) antiporter subunit G — protein MNAWQQTADLAGSILLFLGAAVCLAGVIGMLTLPDVLTRSATATNPQTFGMLLLVAGLALRLRSGVDLGTLALVAFFQLLTSAVAAHLVARAAYRTGQTGDCALLYDELSAPEDTRPSA, from the coding sequence GTGAACGCCTGGCAGCAGACGGCCGATCTGGCCGGATCGATCCTTCTCTTCCTGGGCGCCGCCGTCTGTCTGGCCGGGGTCATCGGGATGCTCACGCTGCCCGACGTCCTCACGCGCAGCGCCACCGCGACCAACCCGCAGACGTTCGGCATGCTGCTGCTCGTCGCCGGTCTCGCGCTGCGGCTGCGCTCCGGGGTCGACCTCGGCACGCTCGCCCTGGTCGCCTTCTTCCAGCTCCTGACCAGCGCCGTCGCCGCCCATCTGGTCGCGCGGGCGGCGTACCGCACCGGCCAGACGGGCGACTGCGCCCTCCTCTACGACGAGCTGAGCGCGCCGGAGGACACGCGCCCCAGCGCTTGA
- a CDS encoding GNAT family N-acetyltransferase codes for MIRTATAADEPALYALWSRCFGDAPHLPALYALDADRHRRTFVAAADDGSLDAVVVHVPRTVRDAHGAPHRIGGIGSVATRPEARGRGLVRALLAEATASMISEGCGWSLLFTGTPGVYEGSGWRTFARPYAEGPLADAPDAPVGVREARPGDRAPLARLQERHNARRPLSSVRSADDWRVRVPAWYGHDTLHLVAEDRAGGPRGWLVARIADGTAEVLEAAVADDDCLGTLYAGLAVRARAAGAVRARTRLPDAPGAERALPRLLRAGAVARGTDTTGMYRPLLTPAGTVEQTLTAPGAAYWYGDSF; via the coding sequence GTGATCCGCACCGCCACCGCCGCCGACGAACCCGCCCTGTACGCGCTGTGGTCCCGGTGCTTCGGCGACGCACCCCACCTGCCCGCCCTGTACGCCCTCGACGCGGACCGGCACCGGCGCACGTTCGTCGCCGCCGCGGACGACGGCAGCCTCGACGCCGTCGTCGTCCACGTACCGCGCACGGTGCGCGACGCCCACGGCGCCCCGCACCGGATCGGCGGCATCGGCAGTGTCGCCACCCGGCCCGAGGCGCGCGGCAGGGGGCTGGTCCGCGCCCTGCTCGCCGAGGCCACGGCGAGCATGATCAGCGAAGGCTGCGGCTGGTCCCTGCTGTTCACGGGCACACCCGGTGTCTACGAGGGCTCCGGCTGGCGGACGTTCGCGCGGCCGTACGCCGAGGGGCCGCTCGCCGACGCGCCGGACGCCCCCGTCGGCGTACGCGAGGCACGCCCCGGCGACCGCGCACCGCTGGCCCGCCTCCAGGAACGGCACAACGCCCGCCGCCCGCTCAGCTCGGTGCGCTCGGCCGACGACTGGCGGGTGCGGGTACCGGCCTGGTACGGCCACGACACGCTCCACCTGGTGGCCGAGGACAGGGCGGGCGGACCGCGCGGCTGGCTGGTCGCCCGGATCGCCGACGGCACGGCGGAGGTGCTGGAGGCGGCCGTCGCCGACGACGACTGCCTGGGCACCCTGTACGCGGGACTGGCCGTCCGGGCCCGTGCCGCCGGAGCCGTCCGGGCCCGCACCCGGCTCCCCGACGCGCCCGGCGCCGAGCGCGCCCTGCCCCGGCTGCTGCGGGCCGGCGCCGTGGCACGGGGAACCGACACGACGGGCATGTACCGCCCGCTGCTCACACCGGCCGGCACCGTGGAACAGACCCTTACGGCACCCGGCGCCGCCTACTGGTACGGCGACTCCTTCTGA
- a CDS encoding peptidase C14 — translation MDESRRRALLLSGLTGVGVLTATSGTAHAAAREDALYVDTVAALRTSKGVRDGAVVIVAGYHEAGDGGGMAVRWDAASKAAHNGGTVIAPAKTTTRGRWHQLHTGIVDFRTFGHFDAETPADAALDAMVGDPDVHRVEAHTDLLFTKRHLWHRSRIELDFHGHRMLTKGIEANTHDNPFGAVLAFRGTPTDTTHTYALPAEVIELTDTFPVPDPSAFAVGQWWTVQVDPVAGGGRDERELQKLVEITEIVDGTHIRVNYLNGWPLAKGRTLTWTRVEPVRDTHVRNLVFEGAGDDEYTGSHPVSYEYAVDCDVSGIHATGSFWPVIMRRWCTRFRTEQCSLKNPPTVEYGGAGYLTQQIYCLYGRVADCTTSNVRHLNDLTASAYCTVVNCHGDGDDAGGNPFTTHGQYEHDLLFDGNSGLMDIANSGAQWGISAKRITVRRHTCSWFTANTKITDLTLEDVTVIARPTFDQAGTLTVNADGAQLRGCTAKTFAVAQRSARSTRPTVISDCDFAPPAGTVLVQTPVTAPVHFVRCVIKGADGLVLRGAGPVHLTDCTVEGAEDAAPLSVGAAQLVVEGGTFTDTGIELSAVRDQHLQITGGTRITGTNKAKALLGRAAGGSGTVTWQLTGADSRTDDAATAHVRIADGTNHYAATGCRFTGGRLRLEAAACADVLHTACVEQGTTRDAMPKDGDRVRTDGNLLL, via the coding sequence CTGACCGCCACCTCCGGCACGGCGCACGCGGCGGCCCGCGAGGATGCCCTGTACGTCGACACCGTCGCCGCCCTGCGGACGTCGAAGGGGGTCCGGGACGGGGCGGTCGTCATCGTCGCCGGATACCACGAGGCCGGTGACGGCGGCGGGATGGCCGTGCGCTGGGACGCCGCCTCCAAGGCCGCCCACAACGGCGGCACCGTCATCGCCCCCGCCAAGACCACCACCCGGGGCCGCTGGCACCAACTCCACACCGGAATCGTCGACTTCCGCACCTTCGGCCACTTCGACGCCGAAACCCCCGCCGACGCGGCGCTGGACGCGATGGTCGGCGACCCGGACGTCCACCGCGTCGAGGCCCACACCGACCTGCTGTTCACCAAGCGTCACCTGTGGCACCGCTCCCGCATCGAACTCGACTTCCACGGCCACCGCATGCTCACCAAAGGCATCGAGGCCAACACCCACGACAACCCCTTCGGCGCCGTCCTCGCCTTCCGCGGCACCCCCACCGACACCACCCACACCTACGCGCTGCCCGCCGAGGTCATCGAGCTGACCGACACCTTCCCCGTGCCGGACCCGTCCGCCTTCGCGGTCGGCCAGTGGTGGACGGTGCAGGTCGACCCGGTGGCGGGCGGCGGCCGCGACGAGCGGGAGCTGCAGAAGCTCGTCGAGATCACCGAGATCGTCGACGGCACCCACATCCGCGTCAACTACCTCAACGGCTGGCCGCTCGCCAAGGGCCGCACCCTGACCTGGACCCGTGTCGAGCCCGTCCGCGACACCCATGTGCGCAACCTCGTCTTCGAGGGCGCGGGCGACGACGAGTACACCGGCTCGCACCCCGTCTCGTACGAGTACGCGGTGGACTGCGACGTCTCCGGCATCCACGCCACCGGCTCCTTCTGGCCGGTGATCATGCGGCGCTGGTGCACCCGGTTCCGTACCGAGCAGTGCTCCCTGAAGAACCCGCCGACCGTCGAGTACGGCGGCGCCGGCTATCTCACCCAGCAGATCTACTGCCTCTACGGCCGCGTCGCCGACTGCACCACCAGCAACGTGCGCCACCTCAACGACCTGACGGCGTCCGCCTACTGCACCGTCGTCAACTGCCACGGCGACGGCGACGACGCGGGCGGCAACCCCTTCACCACCCACGGCCAGTACGAGCACGACCTGCTCTTCGACGGCAACTCCGGGCTGATGGACATCGCCAACTCCGGTGCCCAGTGGGGGATCTCGGCCAAGCGCATCACCGTGCGCCGGCACACCTGTTCCTGGTTCACCGCCAACACGAAGATCACCGACCTGACCCTGGAGGACGTCACCGTCATCGCCCGCCCCACCTTCGACCAGGCGGGCACCCTGACGGTGAACGCCGACGGCGCGCAACTGCGCGGCTGCACCGCGAAGACCTTCGCCGTCGCCCAGCGCTCGGCCCGCTCCACACGGCCCACCGTGATCAGCGACTGCGACTTCGCCCCGCCCGCGGGCACCGTCCTCGTCCAGACCCCGGTGACCGCCCCCGTCCACTTCGTACGCTGCGTGATCAAGGGCGCCGACGGGCTCGTCCTGCGCGGCGCGGGCCCCGTCCACCTCACCGACTGCACCGTCGAGGGCGCCGAGGACGCCGCCCCGCTGTCCGTGGGAGCGGCCCAACTGGTCGTCGAAGGCGGCACGTTCACCGACACGGGCATCGAGCTGAGCGCCGTCCGCGACCAGCACCTCCAGATCACCGGCGGCACCCGCATCACCGGCACCAACAAGGCCAAGGCGCTCCTCGGCCGGGCCGCCGGCGGCTCCGGCACCGTCACCTGGCAGCTGACCGGCGCCGACTCCCGTACGGACGACGCGGCCACCGCCCATGTCCGGATCGCCGACGGCACCAACCACTACGCCGCCACCGGCTGCCGCTTCACCGGCGGCCGCCTGCGCCTGGAGGCCGCCGCCTGCGCCGACGTCCTGCACACCGCCTGCGTCGAACAAGGCACCACGCGCGACGCCATGCCGAAGGACGGCGACCGCGTGCGCACCGACGGAAACCTCCTCCTGTGA